One Metamycoplasma canadense DNA segment encodes these proteins:
- the hinT gene encoding histidine triad protein HinT, with amino-acid sequence MEKDTFQRIIDREIPATIIYEDSNIIAFLDIDPVEKGHFLVTPKEFSKNLYDIDDEDLIKLISKARELAIEQTEKLNASGFKLVINNNESAGQAIFRTHVHIIPYYD; translated from the coding sequence ATGGAAAAGGATACGTTTCAAAGAATAATTGATAGAGAAATTCCAGCAACTATTATTTATGAAGATTCGAATATTATAGCATTTCTTGATATAGATCCAGTTGAAAAAGGACATTTTTTAGTAACACCTAAAGAGTTCTCAAAAAACTTATACGATATTGATGATGAAGATTTAATCAAATTGATTTCAAAAGCTAGAGAGTTAGCTATTGAACAAACCGAAAAATTAAACGCCTCTGGATTTAAGCTAGTAATTAATAATAATGAATCTGCTGGACAAGCAATTTTTAGAACTCACGTTCACATTATTCCTTATTATGATTAA
- a CDS encoding HinT-interacting membrane complex protein P80, which yields MSDKIKKTKTTEQKAKRKKVLWGTFWGTAISAVLAAGISIPLVQASKALPAPTPTLKENSSIINIELPNGQNKNIQYGEIDKTPVLTNKNKHIFESIEKNIAKYLYEQEYEASLWYQAVYNANKSKADEKTFALDSIEQIKQKTQKELDDLKKQYQKQYGLEKKWEEKFLEALSKPQWGSSKKEEQALEYKVNIAINKDAYRRYRTEVNTDWTYDELKNGIVANKDVYYEYNGKKVEIAKKGQKIILDFAKENKNFVLPSDDSIEAKTNSKSSIKIPIFVTKSFVKEFKNPERFIKPWIDRKQAILSEFSLSAHQDSTGAEKPWVVTKKEIIDLLKFSSYDESKEKVKIKLAIDGLSEFKGFSSLIKDQIQPEDEKHAKNDQRLIEYLSSDKTNASKFGSKGFVNSRQVISSNNPSSYLTLLSILLGDASEDKGIYKYAQKDDLFKNLKTKLIESLKKIPAFQKLEKSFSDKLIKALSEEPTDKNKTDKYVEEYAKYNDEVTKLINEFEEKEFAKLFGEAFRDTFSVNLNNGSTNYKINALYKVKENFVSVNSKGILIQNLHKFETVEAVQKLIVKDLAIKSKANYKNTFTNELFDLNNIFSDILNTSYQISDLLVQDNFKNYIKNQNFIPIDSDKEKKFDDNDISGALNYIKTLEQTNKTSIVNNKYQQLNEFIKKQVNENLVDDFEYDQASNKFTIKPHNKNKEIIPYLFDIIVKYVLLEEKAEGAVK from the coding sequence ATGTCAGATAAAATCAAAAAAACAAAGACAACTGAACAAAAAGCTAAAAGAAAAAAAGTTCTTTGAGGTACATTTTGAGGTACAGCAATTTCTGCAGTCTTAGCAGCAGGTATTTCAATTCCATTAGTTCAAGCTTCAAAAGCATTGCCAGCCCCTACACCTACATTAAAAGAAAATAGTTCTATTATTAATATTGAGTTACCAAACGGACAAAATAAAAATATTCAATATGGTGAAATCGATAAAACTCCAGTTTTAACAAACAAAAATAAACACATTTTTGAGTCCATTGAAAAAAATATTGCTAAATATCTTTACGAACAAGAATACGAAGCTTCTTTATGATATCAAGCAGTTTATAATGCAAATAAGTCAAAAGCAGATGAAAAAACTTTTGCTTTAGATTCGATTGAACAAATTAAACAAAAAACTCAAAAAGAATTAGATGATTTAAAGAAACAATATCAAAAGCAGTATGGACTAGAAAAAAAATGAGAAGAAAAATTTTTAGAAGCTCTTTCAAAACCTCAATGAGGATCTTCAAAAAAAGAAGAACAAGCATTAGAATATAAGGTAAATATTGCAATAAATAAAGATGCTTATCGCAGATATAGAACAGAAGTTAATACCGATTGAACATATGACGAACTTAAAAATGGTATTGTGGCTAATAAAGATGTTTATTATGAATACAATGGAAAAAAAGTTGAAATTGCTAAAAAAGGGCAAAAAATTATTCTTGATTTTGCTAAAGAAAATAAAAATTTCGTTTTACCTTCAGATGATTCGATTGAGGCAAAAACTAATTCAAAATCTTCAATTAAAATTCCTATTTTTGTAACAAAATCATTTGTTAAAGAATTTAAAAACCCTGAAAGATTTATTAAGCCTTGGATTGATAGAAAACAAGCGATTTTATCAGAATTTTCATTATCAGCTCATCAAGATTCAACGGGTGCTGAAAAACCTTGAGTAGTAACTAAGAAAGAAATAATAGATTTATTAAAATTTTCTTCATATGATGAATCGAAAGAAAAAGTAAAAATCAAATTAGCAATAGATGGATTAAGCGAATTTAAAGGTTTTAGCAGTTTGATTAAAGATCAAATTCAACCAGAAGACGAAAAACATGCTAAAAACGATCAAAGATTAATTGAATATTTATCTTCTGATAAAACAAATGCATCAAAATTTGGATCAAAAGGTTTTGTTAATTCAAGACAAGTTATTTCTTCAAATAATCCTTCATCATATTTAACTTTATTATCAATTTTACTAGGAGATGCTAGTGAAGACAAAGGTATTTATAAATATGCTCAAAAAGATGATTTATTTAAAAACCTAAAAACAAAATTAATTGAATCGTTGAAAAAAATTCCTGCATTTCAAAAGTTAGAAAAATCTTTTAGTGATAAATTAATTAAAGCATTAAGTGAAGAACCAACTGACAAAAATAAGACTGATAAATATGTTGAAGAATATGCAAAATATAATGACGAAGTTACAAAATTAATTAACGAATTTGAAGAAAAAGAATTTGCAAAGCTATTTGGCGAAGCTTTCAGAGATACTTTTTCAGTTAACTTAAACAATGGTTCTACAAATTATAAAATTAATGCACTTTATAAAGTAAAAGAAAATTTTGTTTCAGTTAATTCAAAAGGAATTTTAATTCAAAATTTACATAAATTTGAAACAGTTGAAGCTGTACAAAAATTAATTGTTAAAGATTTAGCAATTAAATCTAAAGCAAATTATAAAAATACATTTACCAATGAATTATTTGATTTAAACAATATTTTTTCAGATATTTTAAATACTTCATATCAAATTTCTGATTTATTAGTTCAAGATAATTTTAAAAACTATATTAAAAACCAAAACTTTATTCCAATAGATTCTGACAAAGAGAAAAAATTTGATGATAATGATATAAGTGGAGCTTTAAATTATATTAAAACATTAGAACAAACAAATAAAACATCTATTGTTAACAATAAATATCAACAGTTAAACGAATTTATTAAAAAACAAGTAAATGAAAATCTTGTTGATGATTTTGAATATGATCAAGCAAGCAATAAATTTACTATTAAACCTCACAACAAAAATAAAGAAATTATTCCTTATTTATTTGACATTATTGTTAAATATGTGTTATTAGAAGAAAAAGCTGAAGGAGCTGTTAAATAA
- a CDS encoding HinT-interacting membrane complex lipoprotein P60, with amino-acid sequence MKKITKISIALFTTLAPISTVLVACKNTTDEKKKETPGYQAGFLKQESSKNQMILSVLNTYLETFYANDLKNTTIDTAIENKDNKLYKDLYDIFKYYATTKLNLDAQIFWNLKYELIKIGIDTKNYNPAPSKLPTEEEFIFLMKNSKFLSLNLRLELQKLLISKLYLLKSRDEFKKLSNNEHGIDKYQLSLEEEMKKESTSQLKKDIYNSLDLTSDNLYLMKYLIENPLVQKWSFIDDRDMNLRIGQANVSTFEDFNNLASYNPSKKVQYDYNPVAKNPEFLLNTGSSEAVDLKTLRAYSGLLSNTENSGDLDNSLYAIRKAQSPIFGFVDPKTKKVYDQDYFKFAKILAKEKNIPKIKATVELKTKEGKEENLKVFSAKDIEFDGLKRDNSNEKLFTKSLTLDSDSKVYTLQFEINGLLTFSGQFLRVPIKLSVKELGKRHYYEFNSDLEYKNNKFEDQTKENAYNLDKYPTFVDMIKNNKIDAAYSIKIAPMYLSKSTKNSKGEQIDKKLLTFEQTPWLDKEQQNILTNNIIVSKGNSLFREANKYILDNLGFKLKDLNPIVLELFKVEGLI; translated from the coding sequence ATGAAAAAAATAACAAAAATATCAATTGCTTTATTCACAACACTAGCTCCAATTTCTACAGTTTTAGTAGCTTGCAAAAATACAACTGATGAAAAAAAGAAAGAAACACCAGGATATCAAGCGGGCTTTTTAAAACAAGAAAGTTCAAAAAATCAAATGATTTTATCTGTTTTAAATACATATTTAGAAACTTTTTATGCTAATGATTTAAAAAATACAACTATTGACACTGCTATTGAAAATAAAGATAATAAATTATATAAAGATTTATATGACATTTTTAAATATTATGCAACTACAAAATTAAATTTAGATGCACAAATTTTTTGAAACTTAAAATATGAATTAATAAAAATAGGTATTGATACAAAAAATTACAATCCAGCTCCAAGTAAACTTCCTACTGAAGAAGAATTTATCTTTTTAATGAAGAATTCAAAATTCTTATCTTTAAATTTAAGACTTGAATTACAAAAATTATTGATTTCAAAATTATATTTATTAAAATCAAGAGATGAATTTAAAAAACTTTCAAATAATGAACACGGAATTGATAAATATCAATTAAGCTTAGAAGAAGAAATGAAAAAAGAATCAACATCTCAACTAAAAAAAGATATTTATAACTCATTAGATTTAACAAGTGATAATCTATATTTAATGAAATATTTAATTGAAAATCCACTAGTTCAAAAATGATCTTTTATTGATGATAGAGATATGAATTTAAGAATTGGACAAGCTAACGTTTCAACATTTGAAGATTTTAATAATTTAGCTTCATATAATCCAAGCAAGAAAGTACAATACGATTATAACCCAGTTGCTAAAAACCCTGAATTTTTATTAAACACAGGATCGTCAGAGGCAGTTGATCTTAAAACATTAAGAGCTTATAGTGGTTTACTATCAAATACAGAAAATTCAGGTGATTTAGATAACTCTTTATATGCAATTAGAAAAGCACAGTCACCAATTTTTGGATTTGTTGATCCAAAAACAAAAAAAGTTTATGATCAAGATTATTTTAAGTTTGCTAAGATTTTAGCTAAAGAAAAAAATATTCCAAAAATAAAAGCAACGGTCGAATTAAAAACCAAGGAAGGAAAAGAAGAAAATCTAAAAGTATTTTCAGCAAAAGATATTGAATTTGATGGTTTAAAAAGAGATAATTCAAACGAAAAATTATTTACTAAATCATTAACTCTAGATTCAGATTCAAAAGTATATACATTACAATTCGAAATTAATGGTTTACTAACATTTAGTGGTCAATTTTTAAGAGTTCCAATTAAATTAAGTGTTAAGGAACTTGGGAAAAGACACTATTATGAATTTAACTCAGATTTAGAATATAAAAACAATAAATTTGAAGATCAAACTAAAGAAAATGCATATAATCTTGATAAGTACCCAACATTTGTTGATATGATTAAAAACAATAAAATTGATGCGGCTTATTCAATAAAAATAGCACCTATGTATCTTTCAAAATCAACAAAAAATTCAAAAGGTGAACAAATTGATAAAAAACTTTTAACTTTTGAACAAACACCATGATTGGATAAAGAACAACAAAATATATTAACTAATAATATTATCGTTTCAAAAGGAAATTCGCTTTTTAGAGAAGCAAATAAATATATATTAGATAATTTAGGATTTAAACTAAAAGATTTAAATCCGATAGTTTTAGAATTATTTAAAGTGGAAGGGCTAATATAA
- a CDS encoding MAG6410 family transglutaminase-related lipoprotein — MRKKNKIFKICLLPSISLLGISLFTISCNYENNKKDNISKKTLDSKIQSSSQETKNNNQTQNNFSDVIDQKNKLPESKPEEKKPLVDSELSSQKITPEKNQNISLEKLKKDHSLKTEIEDSKKLKDSSTETTDTNPIKLDNQKNSENNPDNKISNQVEIPKEIPKVTVNPSFYPTQRNDEFKEQNFSYDEIKKRILSAKELSSNYYSHPNFRLKENFVTLKGDNKDSKQLELVSSINNEKIKDVKWYIRTSYPTDEVYKPGDSTPEEVKIEISNDGKVIGKEYDGNDKTFEIWAEYKGYLFKALVRVLSKTEIINEYETVEAFKKAKEIAAEWKHLSHYQKALKAYEWMTSNVRYRDDDRIDDYTAYSALVKFEGVCTAYSKGYKMLLDELGITSFLIYGRIPYSNGKTISHVWNLVEIEGKWYHVDCTWGAKKFEDGSQTTIYEYFLIKDEDFAKGRTINNPLDLSLIGDKYRFSKIDRFVATNKDIERHIEKWYSQQPEHPWINFRTYHKFNKDYEFENAIFKKLGVRHKNHYDSAYGNSSPVWINENVKIYSYILENIPTKTKIKNHLNLTVEKFQNNKSLNILKIKTPSDLELGFENIWIQNAFIDRIEKTDDGYLVYLTNFDKIGKNLIHIEIFKIAHKFNLNKKSFEFEIKQQQKPNAFFIGTSKNSGILKNVDNTMQYRTWKNDIISSWKDIDSSEVKINNIDVTNIQIRKKSNITHIDSEIQVINLVKNNLIEKEIKVYNHEIIGVNQEMQYRLKDTENWININTYRLSNLKSGTYEIRVKPGKNSLASDSIEINI, encoded by the coding sequence ATGCGAAAGAAAAATAAAATTTTTAAAATTTGCTTATTACCAAGTATTAGTTTGCTTGGAATTTCATTATTTACAATCAGCTGTAATTATGAAAATAATAAAAAAGATAATATTTCTAAAAAAACATTAGATAGTAAAATTCAATCTTCTTCGCAAGAAACTAAAAATAATAATCAAACTCAAAATAATTTCTCTGATGTTATAGATCAAAAAAATAAATTACCAGAAAGTAAACCAGAAGAAAAAAAACCATTGGTTGATTCAGAGTTATCTTCTCAAAAAATAACACCAGAAAAAAATCAAAATATATCCTTAGAAAAATTAAAAAAAGATCACTCATTAAAAACTGAAATCGAAGATTCAAAAAAACTTAAAGATTCTTCAACAGAAACAACTGATACAAATCCAATAAAATTAGATAATCAAAAAAACAGTGAAAATAATCCTGATAACAAAATAAGTAATCAAGTTGAAATTCCTAAAGAAATTCCTAAAGTAACTGTAAACCCTTCGTTTTATCCTACACAACGAAATGATGAATTTAAAGAACAAAATTTTTCTTATGATGAAATTAAGAAACGTATTTTATCTGCTAAAGAACTTTCTTCAAATTATTATTCACATCCAAATTTTAGACTTAAAGAAAATTTTGTTACTTTAAAAGGTGATAATAAAGATAGTAAACAACTTGAATTAGTTTCTTCAATAAATAATGAAAAAATAAAAGACGTTAAATGATACATTAGAACTAGTTATCCTACTGACGAAGTTTATAAACCGGGAGATTCAACACCTGAGGAAGTTAAAATAGAAATTTCGAATGATGGTAAAGTAATTGGTAAAGAATATGATGGAAATGATAAAACCTTTGAAATTTGAGCTGAATACAAAGGTTATTTATTCAAAGCTCTTGTAAGAGTTTTATCAAAAACTGAAATTATTAATGAATACGAAACAGTTGAAGCTTTTAAAAAAGCAAAAGAGATTGCCGCAGAATGGAAACATTTATCACACTACCAAAAAGCTTTAAAAGCTTATGAATGAATGACAAGTAATGTAAGATATCGCGATGATGACAGAATTGATGATTATACTGCTTACTCAGCTTTAGTTAAGTTTGAAGGTGTATGTACTGCTTATTCAAAAGGTTATAAAATGTTGCTTGATGAATTAGGTATTACGTCATTTCTTATTTATGGTAGAATCCCATATTCTAATGGAAAAACAATTAGTCACGTTTGAAATTTAGTTGAAATAGAAGGAAAATGATACCATGTTGATTGTACTTGAGGGGCAAAAAAATTTGAAGACGGTTCCCAAACAACAATCTATGAGTATTTCTTAATTAAAGACGAGGATTTTGCTAAAGGAAGAACTATTAATAACCCTTTAGATCTAAGTTTAATCGGTGATAAATATCGATTCTCAAAAATAGATAGATTTGTTGCAACAAATAAAGATATTGAAAGACATATTGAGAAATGATATTCTCAACAACCTGAACATCCTTGAATTAATTTCAGAACATATCATAAATTTAATAAAGATTATGAATTTGAAAATGCTATTTTTAAAAAACTCGGAGTTAGACATAAAAATCATTATGATTCTGCATATGGTAATAGCTCTCCTGTTTGAATAAATGAAAATGTAAAAATATATTCTTATATATTAGAAAATATTCCAACTAAAACAAAAATTAAAAATCATTTGAATTTAACAGTAGAAAAATTTCAAAATAATAAAAGTTTAAATATTTTAAAAATTAAAACACCTAGCGATCTTGAATTAGGTTTCGAAAATATTTGGATACAAAATGCATTTATTGACCGTATTGAAAAAACCGATGATGGATACTTAGTTTATTTAACTAATTTTGATAAAATTGGTAAAAATTTAATACATATTGAAATTTTTAAAATTGCACATAAATTTAACTTAAATAAAAAATCATTTGAATTCGAAATTAAACAGCAACAAAAACCAAATGCGTTTTTTATTGGCACATCTAAAAATTCAGGAATTTTAAAAAATGTTGATAATACAATGCAATATCGAACTTGAAAAAATGACATAATCTCTTCTTGAAAAGATATAGATTCTAGTGAAGTAAAAATTAATAATATTGATGTTACAAATATTCAAATAAGAAAAAAATCTAATATTACTCATATTGATTCTGAAATTCAAGTAATAAATTTAGTTAAAAATAATCTTATTGAAAAAGAAATAAAGGTTTATAACCATGAAATTATTGGAGTAAATCAGGAAATGCAATACCGCTTAAAAGATACAGAAAATTGAATAAATATTAATACATACCGTTTATCTAATTTAAAAAGTGGTACTTATGAAATAAGAGTTAAACCTGGTAAAAATTCTCTTGCTTCAGATAGTATAGAAATTAATATTTAA